The region tttgagtTGAGTTAAACCACTCAAATTCTAATATGTTAtgtgaaagaaaaagagagatatTTTATGATACTCATCTATGGGTTTTTGGGGTGTGATTGCTCTATCTCATCTTCGTGGCTGATTTGAATGTTGGGGTTTTTGTGGGAGTGCAAGGACTTTGAGGCAAAGCTTCTTGGCATAGATAAATTTTCCAACGAGCCTGTTGAGCTTGGGCTTGTTGAGGTAAAAGATGGCAGTAGGAGAAAATATCATGTATTCTCTGGGAACATAATTAGAACAGTAGACGAGGAAATGAAATTAGGGGAAATAGTGAAGTTTCTCTCATTACTTGCTTTGAGTAAACTAAACAAGATTGATGGTAGTTTGACATTTGCTGCTTGATCAAAATGAAACTAGAAGAGTAACAATGAATCACATCATATATTCAGGTTCGAGACTCTTTAAGGCTAAAATTTACCAACAGTCATTCAGAAGAATAACTTTAAAGTTATTCTTACTCCTATTGCTTCCATTTAaaccaaaattaatttcaatcttACTTCCCCTGATGAATCATAAATTGTTCAGCAAAAATACCAATAGCCATTATTTACCAGTCTTCAATTTgcaacaccaacctcaaacactTCTCTCTGTTCCATAAGCTTCAAACACTAAACTGATCATAAACCAGAAAAGAATTCACAAAAGAAAGCTACATAACTAACTAACTTGGCCCAAGGGTTTTTCCACATCTTGTGCCTCTACTTGTTAAGCAAAGTACAAACTACCAAGTTTCATGGATACAAGATATAGGAAATACAGAAGTGTATAAACTTACAACCAAAAGCTAAGAAGAACTCCTAGGACTATACATATAAGCCATTTCTGAACAGTTACTTGATGTGAAGAAGCAGCAGCGTTGCACAAATTAAACCCATACCATGTATCTCGGGGGATGAACGTGTTATAGTAGAATGTAACAGGCCTGCCGTTATAACCATTGATTTTCACACTTTCAGGCTTCCAACCATCAAATCCAGATCTATACAAGTACACATAACATATCTGATATGCACATGGCCCGTATATCTGAAATGTATCTGAAGAACAGCTCTCAAATGTGCCTGAATTTGGATCATCTAGTCTTGGAGCATATATCTGATAATATGTGAAAGGGGGAAAATGAACTTCTAattgttaataataaaaaacttcCTTGATTAGGAAGATAAACAAAAAGAGACCCTTATTTCTCAGATTCTACCCCGTCTGGTCTATGCAAATGCAATTTATTAACATGGATTCAAAAGCCATCAATCTGTTCTGTGATTTTTCCATATTTATCATTCAGCCAAGATAGCTTATATAGTTATATATGTACCTTTGCAGATAAAACATTACAAATTGACCAAAAGTAAGCAACATTCTATTCTTAATAAAAAAGCTTTGTTAGTagagagactccaacataaccATATCTCAACTCTCAAGAGCTATCCAACAGAAAAACTAAGTCTATGTTAGACAGTTATTCATTTTACACACAAAAATAGTAGCAAACCGTGGACATTAGAACCTATGACAAAGTGATATAGGACCTATTTGGAAGAGCTTACTTGAGTTTAACGTATCGCATAAACGCTTATCCAAGTGTTTGGAGGAATTTAGGTAAATAGTTTATGACCTacttataagttgttttgagcttagTCTCATAAGCTGTATAGATTAGCTTCCGAATAAGAGCATATACTTATTTGTTAACATATTTTCAACTTCATTCAATAAGTTGCTCGAATTTGTtggttattttaaaattatagtaTGGGTAGAAGAGAAGAACGATAGCAGAGAATTGGGAGCATAAAGCATGTTTTTATTCAGCAGCATAGCAACTGGTTTTATACAGCAGAATCaccaaaataaaattcaaattcaaaaacataACAACTACTAGATGAAAGCCTAAAAAATAGAAGCTAAAACAGCTCTATCTTATCAGTCAATAAGACTGTTATTTTCCTAAATAATAGCATAAAATTAATCTtctgctgtttgtttatttcaaaGGCAATCAATCAACACTCCTCCTTGACTTTGGAACTGCAAACTCCAAGCTTTTGCCTCAAGAACTCAAATCTGGATTTTGGAAGTGCCTTGGTTAGGATATCAGCTACTTGATTTTCTGTCTTGCAGTACATTAGCTTCACTTCTCCTTCCCTTTGAACCTCTCTTAGAAAATAaagctttatcttgaagtgCTTTGTTTTTCCATGAAACACTGGATCATTGGATATTGCAATTGCAGCCTGATTGTCCACCAAAATCTGAGTGCTACAATGTTGTTCCATATGCAAATCTGCCATGATTTTCCTAATCCAAAGAGTTTGATTCACAGCAGcagcagctacatactcggcttCCGCTGTAGACTGAGCTATAATTTCTTGCTTTTTAGAACACCATGAAAAAACTCCAGAACCAAGAGTAAAACAATAACCAGATGTGCTTCTCATGTCATCAACACATCCTGCCCAATCACTTGATAGCAAACTTACTGAATGCATGATATCTGGCCTGGTACTTGTTAAATACATCAAACATCCTATTAAGCTTCTGGACAGCTTTTCATCAATCTTTTCAGCTCCATCTTCTTTGCAAAACTTCTCCTTTTGATTCATTGGAGTAGCTGTTGGATGACACTCtttcatgttgaacttcttgaGGACTTCCTTTGCATACTTTTCCTGACACACAAATATTTCATGTTGCTTTTGCTGCACTTGCATACCAAGAAAGAATGTCATCCTTCCAAGATCGGTCATTTCAAAGACATCTTccatttcttttttaaacttgtcAATCATCTTCTTGCTACTTCCTGTAACAAATAGATCATCAACATATAGAGATAACACAAGTATATCTTCATCCACCTTTTTAACATATAAGGTAGACTCACTTAGACTTTTCACGAAGCCTAAGCTTTCTAAATGTGTATCAATTCTGCTGTACCAAGACCTTGGTGCTTGTTTTAAGCCATACAATGCCTTCTTTAATCGATAAACCTTATCTTCTTGTCCTTGAAGAACAAATCCTTCTGGTTGTTCAACAAAAATTTCTTCCTCCAAGTATCCATTCAAAAAGGCTGATTTGACATCCAATTGGTGTACAGTCCAATCATTTTGTGCAGCAAGTGCAAGCAGCAGCCTTATTGTATCCAACCTTGCAACTGGGGAAAATGTTTCAGAGAAATCCACCCCAAACATTTGGGCATAACCCTTGACAACAAGTCTTGCCTTATGCTTGTTCACCGAACCATCATGATTAAGCTTGGTTCTATAAACCCACTTGACTCCAATGGCTTTCTTATGATTTGGTTTGTCCATCAACTCCCATGTCTGATTTTTTTCAATCATTTTCAGCTCCTCCGTCATTGCATTTATCCACTTTTGATCAGTTGCAGCTTCTTCATATCCAGCAGGCTCCATGACAGCAAGATTGCACCTTTGATAAACTTCAGAAAGTAATCTTGTTCCTCTGactggttcatcatccacatctTCATTCTCCTCCTGGAATTCAGATTTATTTTCATCTTCCCAACTCCAGCTATCTGACTCCATGAATTTAACATCCCTACTaacaattattttattcttaTGTGGAAAATAGATCCTGTAGGCCTTTGAAGTTAAGCTATAGCCTACAAAAATCTCAGATTCTGCTTTCTTGTCTAGTTTGTCTCTCTTTACATGAGGAATGTGAGAGAAACACAAGCAGCCAAATGTCTTCAAATTAAGCAATTCAGGTTTGTAACCATACCATGCTTCAAACGGTGTTCTTCTTTGTTAAGCTTTTGTTGGCAGcctgttttgcaaaaatcatgAAGTAAGCATCTAGCCATCTCCATAATTGTCCTATTCTTTCTTTCTGCAACACCATTCTGCTGGGGGGAGTAAGGTGCTGTCAGCTGGTGTTCTATGCCTGCATCTTCACAAAACTTGTTAAATTTTCCTGAGGTATATTCAGATCCATTATCAGATCTGATCATCTGCAATTTGCACTTGCTCTGAGTTTCAACCCAGGCTTTGAACTTCCAAAAGATGTCAGCAACTTCAGATTTAAGCTTCATAAAATAAATCCAGCACATCCTTGTGTTATCATCAATGAAAACAATATAATACTTACTGTCATTCAATGATTGTGTGTTTATGGGTCCTCCAACATCTGTGTGAACTAATTGTAACTTTTGTGAAGCCCTCCATGCCGTACTTTGTGGAAATGGGAGTCTTGACTGCTTTCCATATTGACAGGCAGCACATGTTGGAAGATCTTCTTCTAATTCCGGTAAGCCTTTTGCAAGATTGTTCTTCTTCGTGAATATTAGAGCGTCATGATGGAAATGACTCAATCTCTTATGCCAAAGTTTGTATTGTTGC is a window of Lotus japonicus ecotype B-129 chromosome 5, LjGifu_v1.2 DNA encoding:
- the LOC130716746 gene encoding embryo-specific protein ATS3B-like produces the protein MIKHVLFPLLLLFLGSGLTLSVSESQPASLLPHAAESFNISYIQLKNAGSCSYMVYISTSCSSPRYTRDQISIAFGDAYGNQIYAPRLDDPNSGTFESCSSDTFQIYGPCAYQICYVYLYRSGFDGWKPESVKINGYNGRPVTFYYNTFIPRDTWYGFNLCNAAASSHQVTVQKWLICIVLGVLLSFWL